The following proteins come from a genomic window of Palaemon carinicauda isolate YSFRI2023 chromosome 12, ASM3689809v2, whole genome shotgun sequence:
- the LOC137651039 gene encoding uncharacterized protein: protein MPLVHSFTGQSDAWSARQHRHLCAMAEYNYTLQHVPGKRNLVADVLSRNTLTAVQLGMYYNFFAEAQRQDPEYQACRTSCTSLRREKVPVDDFKTTLLCDVRVGTFPQPQRRFAHIHVDVVGHLPTSQGHCYLFTVIDRSNHWPEAIPMETATYASCTSALLSRRIAKYVIREHITSERGITFISQLWTSLANLLGIILHETTAYSPAANGMSSQSSEHYL, encoded by the exons atgcctctggtgcactccttcactggacagtctgacgcctggtcagcccgtcaacaTCGACATCTCtgcgccatggctgaatacaattacacccttcaacacgtccctgggaaaaggaatctcgttgccgatgtcctgtcaagaaacacattgactgcTGTTCAACTGGGAATGTATTACAACTTCtttgctgaagcccaacgacaggatccagagtatcaagcatgtaggacatcctgcacatccctccgacGGGAAAAAGTACCCGTCGACGACTTcaaaaccaccctcctctgtgatgtca gagtgggcacctttcctcaacctcagcgtcgtttcgcccacattcacgttgatgttgtaggccacctacccacatcacaaggacattgttacctgtttacagtcatcgatCGTTCCAATCATTGGCcggaagccattcctatggaaactgcgacgtacgcctcatgtacatctgctttactctcaagACGGATTGCAAAATATGTtatccgtgagcatattacttctgaaagaggtataactttcatctctcaattgtggacatcattagcaaatctcctgggcatcatcctacatgaGACAACTGCCTACagcccagctgccaatggaatg AGTTCTCAAAGCTCTGAACATTATCTCTAA